The following is a genomic window from Pygocentrus nattereri isolate fPygNat1 chromosome 8, fPygNat1.pri, whole genome shotgun sequence.
GCTACTCTCTGTATTGTTAAAGTCAGAGCTAATGCTGGAGTGGATTAGTGCCGATTCAGCAAACCATGATTAGAGCTTTAAATCCACTGGCAACTACAGTAAACCAGCAAATATCAATTTCTTCATTATTTACAGTAAACATGTAGAGCAAACACCTTCATCGTCACTATCCTGGCACATCAGCTACAGGAAGCAAGCCCAGCCCAAAGACAACAACAGTAAACAACAACTTCTCTAAATCCAGAGTTTAACTAAGATGGGGGGAGGATTTCGATGAGATTAGGTGCAGCTCACCATGAGGCGCGTGTGGTTGATGTTCCATGTGAGAGTGACCATGGTTTTGTCCTTGGGATCCACTACGGAGTCCTCAATGATGTAGGCCTTACGTGTCTTGTGGCCGGGAAAGAACTTCTCCGCCCAGCGAGGCGCTCGGCTGGTTTTGGTCAAGAGCCGCCTGGAAATGAGGCGGTTATCAGGAGTCACCTCCCGGAAGATTATGTCTTCAGTCAAAACATGATTactggaaagaagagaaagacgAGATgagattagatagatagacagacagacaggtatgTAAATACATAGGTAGGTAGGTATgtagacaggtagatagatgggTAGGCAGATAGATGCATAGatgggtagatagatagataagtaGATAGATACTTCATTGATCCTGAtccagccagtagcagacacacaacactatacAGTAACCGTAAACaggtgtagacatataacaagaataaataaaccagatcctCTCTACAGGTAGAAAtacaaataggaaaaaaaaacaaaacaaacaaacaaacatggcaGTGGAAGACAGAAAACTCCTACCAATTACCTACAAACAACAGGAATAttgaacattattattattattattattattaagacgTCAGTTTGAGATAAATATAATAAGAGTTGCTCTTTACCTGTAAGGGTTTGGGTACCTTTGCCAGAATGCTACAGACACTTGGTCCCACGTGCCTTTAAGTAACCCGGCGCAGCTGAAATACTTCACCATTGTTCCCACTAAACAGTGTTTTGCAAAAAGCTGtagggagaaaaacaaaagcttttacTGCCAGTCAGTTAAGAACCACAACCCTCCAAGCAAAACACCAAAATTTCATCCAAATAAACACCAGGAAAAGGCAAATCCTTCAAACAGGCATAATAATCGAGGTGCTACATGAAGCTGCGAATGAGAGTCGGTTTACTAGATTACATTTAACTGAATTTCTAGGCAGGacactttaaaaatatgacCCCATGattcacagacagacagaagcaaGTCAACTAATAACACAAACAGCTTTAATTTGCATAAGTGTATGAAcgactattactattattacttcattagaaaataaataaaactcacaCTTGGGCAAAAAGTGATAATCTGGTCATttgcaaatgcaaataaattaaGAGTTTGGCAGATTTAACGCAACAATGTTTACCAAAGGATTACATACACAAGCACGACGACACgggaaaaagcaacaaaataaaaGGAGGAAACgagaaaatatgcaaatgagacaaattaaaaaaagacaacatgaaaaaaaaaagtcactttgTCAAAAGGTTAAACAACCTTGTGAAAGAACCTTCCTACTTGCTTAAAAAgacggctcttcaagggttctttagtaaaggcaatgtttCAGTTCAGAACTAAGTTCTcgacagaaccatttcatgtctaaatggttctttgcgtggtgaaatggttcttcaggtttaCGGAGAGCACGTCGGGAGCTTTTTCAGAACGGTTCTATGCAGCATCaataagggttcttctatgATCACAAGCTTGAACTGGTActaacagaagaaccttttttggtgctgtactgATCCAAATGCAGCACCATCAACCCTGAAGGACTTCCACAATGAAtctcaccacgcaaagaaccactAAAGCAGGCagatggttctaaacagaacgattcccttcactaaagaacccttgaagaactttcTTTGCAgctttgaaaacaaacaaacaaaaaaaattcttcaagggttctttagtgaagggaatcgttctgtttagaaccatctgcctgcttaaattgttctttgcgtggtgaaattgTTCCTCAGATTTATGGATAATGAAGAGCgcactgtatatggttctatatagcatcaaaaagggttcttctattgtcacaagcttgacatggtactaatagaagaacctttttttggtgaTCCACACAGCACCATCAATCTGACAACCACCCTTCTTTGTCGAAATTAAATAACCCAGTGAAAGAACCTTCCTCAAAAAGAaagttcttcgagggttctttagtgaaggcgatggttctgtttagaacatttgcctggtgaaatggttcttcagacttaTGGAGAGTGGAGAGCACGTGGTAACTATACGGCTCCACATGGGAGCTTTTTCAGAACGGTTCTACACAGCATCaataagggttcttctattgtcacaagcCTGGTActaatagaagaaccttttttggtgctgtactgATCCGAACGCAGCACCATCAACCCTGAAGGACTTCCACAATGAAtctcaccacgcaaagaaccactgaagcaggcagatggttctaaacagaacgaTTCCCTTCATTGAAGAACCCTCGACAGAACCttctttttgaagtgtgtagCTGGACACGCAGCTCCTCTCGGAACCGAAGCCGCTGAACGGCGGGACCTCTGAAGACCCgttagcgttagcattagcatgctGGCTCCACGTAAAGCGCACAGGGTTGCTAAGCTAACGGCTAACCGAGCGCGACtgaatgaaaacatttgtttacGTTTCCGATTTTCGGCCTAAACCGCGGGTGTGACGCGCAGACAGACACCGGGATGGGGTGCGACGCTTACCGAGGTCTGAAAAGCCGTTTAGTTGCGATTCTTCGCCATTTCTTCCCCGTCCGCCCTCCCGCTGCCCGCTCGGATGGTCCTAGAGCTCCAACCACGAGATACGTGCGGGTGGACACCTCCTCCCGGAGCTGAAGGAGGAAACGCGCAGAGAGACTGAACCACAGCCGCTTTACTACGAGGAGCCcggccgcttcctatttcccccgttatatcagaaacaggcctgctgaacagcagagggcgcccgtcagcgagtcctcagtgaatgggagtgaatggagcccaACGGCTAAAAGCgagcagttaaaatagtttctaatcactcggccagaactttcctttcattttagacagtagaaggatggacttcactaaaaaagcagagaaatctCACCTGcatgtttcctttatttctaCAGCCAACCGGCTTGGGGCAGCAGaaggcggggctttactgctagagcgcgaggattgatgggcgagcggagcagctcattggctgttcgcgttCATTGACGTCATGGACCTACtcgaggcgccgttttaaactcctatagctcgagtttaaaagcgcttaaaaatataacagcggtgttaaaatgttttataatattctGCGCTCAGGAAATGATTCTattctttcacattaaaaatgtttaagcgttTATAAACTATACTTTGCTCAAACGCTTCATATCAACCCATTCGTTtcggactcgctcgggagcgccccctaACGTTTGAGAAAACATTACCGAGTGGTAGTTCTCCTCTCCGCAAGTTCTCTGACTAAGCCCCGCCCACATCAGGCCGCGTCCCGTTCAGAAGTGACCtggctccctactccctatTCACTAGTCCATTGGCAGCTCAGCAGCCTCGTCCTGCATGTTTTGCTTGCTTTAATTCTCTTCATGTAAACTCAGCTGATCATCAGGCCCATACTGAGCGGTAGTGAGTGTATTAGAGCAGTGAAATACTAAAATGTGCTAAACATCGTCCTACTCCTTCCGCCCTATGCCCTACTCCCTACTCCCTATCAAGGCTTTGCCCTCCACAGGGGTCACTGAGTGGACCTCTGTCAGGGACTGAAAAAGTGAATAGATATACAATCAGAAAAAACGGTTGGCAGCAGCATCATTTATTAGCTGTAGTTAATTCAGCATAAATGTAGGCCTACTCTAAACTATGCATAAGCACTGGCTGTTGCCaccattattttgttttgtatcaTTAGCATTGAATCCAGATGTGTCCATCAGTTAGTCCCCTCAGTTTAGCAGGCCTtagaatatatatacatatcactgctgttggaagaaaaccttgtatctccatttttgtcgtttttcagcttttggcaATGTTTGAAAGTGCCTCTTGCtgttcacattgtgtgtaaatttcatgaagaaaggcccaaaagaaacggcccaaaattaccttggaaaatgtctggttccattgacttacaataaaagaaacattggttttctccttctcctgcgaagttaccatttttgagatatgaggttttcttacgACAAAAGCgataagtgtatatatatatatatatatatatatatatatatatatatatatatatatatacacacacacacacacacacacacacacacacacacaaacacacacacacacccacacacatatatacacacacacacacacacacacacacacacacacacacacacacacacacatatatatatatatatatatatatatatatatatgtatgtatatctactTCTGTGCTTTAGCATGGGACACTTCAGGGTTTAAGTCTAGTTGTGCACATCTTAGCAAGTGAGTGGATGACGACAGCAGTAGGCAATAACCTGACGTCATGACGCAGTGGGACACACAGCGTTTGGAAAAAGGTAAAAATGCCACGTCGGTGGCAAAAAGTCACTTTTCAAAAACACTTTTCTTCAGAAACGCTGGTTTCAGACGAGCAATAAGAGACTTCGACATAAGAATATAACCGAACGTAAATCACAGCGTCTGGTTTATTTTAGAGTCAAATTCTCGCTGGTGCCACTAGGGGGCAGGCTTGTCACGCAACTGACGCTGAAAACAACAGTACACAACTCCGGCAGCTTCGTGGTGGTTTGTTATTAGCGGTCATGTAAATTAAGTTGAAGGTAATGAATGTCTTTTAATTAGGGTACGGCTAGGACTGAACTCAGCGCACATGTGCTGCAGCAGTTCACGCTGTAGGCttagcaacagcagcagcaacagcgtgtattcttttatataaagCATTGCTACCAGTTTCCTTGATTATATAACAATTATAAGTAAATCAGAAGTGATTGGAAAAGAGGTACTTCCCTGCTAGAGATAACAGCACACACCCGCATGGCTAGtcagcaacaaaaacaacatatattgGGCTTTggatgctggtcagcagcaatgagAGTTAAGAAGCTGATCAcaagcaaaaccagcatatgttgtgttttgaatgctggtaTGATGACCATACCAATGACCatactgggtgaccagctaaaccaggggtgctcagtcctggtcctggagatcttcagatccaacacacctggctctgaTATCCAGATGCCCCTGAAGGCCTTGATTGCCTGGATCAGGTATGTTAGATTGGGtgggagctaaactctgcagggtggtagatctccaggaccaggattgagctaAATCACCACTAGACCAGGACtaaaccagtataaactagcttagaccagcatggtaTTCACGCTTGTCTGTGCTGGTCTTTTCAGCAGGGTTGTGGTCAACTATTTGGTTTCATACACAAAAAACTGAACAAGAATCGAATTAAAatgatgcaaaagtttgggctgGTGATCATTCTCCTTTCATTAGTTTGCATTATTCATTATCCCTCATGTCACTGTACTAACCAGGACATTCGTATTGTTCATACTATGACTTGCAGGGATGTTTCTCTGTCACTGAAAGGCGAGAAGATgacacactttctctctgcctGCAATGCAACATCAACAACTAATTCAGTGAAGCAGTGGCAATGAATAATACACTGATTTTGGGTTGcactgtgttgttgttgttgttgttgttgtagatgCAAAGAAAGGTCAAACGAAACACTTTGGCATCTCTGTCGTCATTCAGACGCCTTCCCACCCACAAATGGCCTGGTGCTCCAGTGGGATTTGGTTGATTAAGCCATTGATCAGGTCTCATCTCTTAAGAGAGCGATTTGAATCACTTATCTTTCTCATGTAAATTTCAATTTACTGCCTTAGAAATCACAACACGAGTTATTTAACAGCATAATGAAACTTCTGCATTGTTTCATGTCATCTCAGCACTTCCATTTCAtcataaatatgcaaaaaacacAGGTAAAACTGACGAACACTGATTACAAACTGCCGTCTGCAAAATTAAGGACCTTACGCACAGCAAAACACATGCAAAGTCTCTACACCGTTGAATACATCTGAATACAAAAAGCGAAGGTAATCACGATTGTGACGTTCACAGCAAGTTTGGGCTTTTTGGGAGTCCTTCTGGGCTCGTAAGCCGTCAGACAGCGGTCACTGGTTGCCCGTCGTTCTGGCCGTTCGCAATCAATCCTCTCAGTGATCGAGTTCGGAAGGAGCCCTCGGGGTGGATGGTGTCAGGTTTGTGCTCGCAGCGGAAGAACATCAGGAAGCCGTTCCTGTAGTTCTTGTTCATCCAGCCGTAGAGCAGAGGGTTGGTGAAGGTCGAACACATGGCCACGATGTGAAACAACGTGTACAGAAGCTTGTATTCTTTAAACTTGAGGATCAGGTCAAGGTCGCTGGCCAGCTGGAACACGTGGAAGGGAAGCCAGCACACGGCGAAGACCACAACCACCAGGGCCAGCATCTTGGTGGTCTTCTTGCGACGGTTGATGTTGTCGTTGCGGTTGGATGGGCTcacatggttcttcagcttgacccAGATGCACACATAGGCGTAGCTTATAATGCCCAGTGGAAAGACATACTGTAGAAGAAGCATAGACAGGCTGTAGATGATGGCATCCCGGTTCGTGCCATGGGGCCATTTTTCAGAGCACACAGCAATCCGCAGGTTAATGTAGGGGATCTCCTCATAGCGGTACTCCCGGAAAATAGCCAAAGGTCCAGCCAGGATGGCCGCGAAGGCCCACGTCAGGCCGATGATGAGGAAGCTGGCACATCTGGTTAGGCGTTGACCCAGGTGGAACACGATGCACCTGTACCGCTCCAGAGCGATGACCGTAAGGGTCAGGACAGAGACATGGACACTTAAAGCTTGGGCGTAAGGCACCATGTGACACATCACCGCCCCGAACTTCCACTCGTCCAGCAAGGTGTATGCCAACGTGAAGGGCAAGCACATGGTGTCCACCATCAGGTCGGCCAAGGCAAGGTTGGCGATGAAGTAGTTGGTAACTGTGCGCatgtttctgtatagaaacaCCATGTAAATCACTAATGCATTACCGACCAGGCCCAATAGGATTATAAGGGAATACGCTGTTATGAGGGCAATCTGGACGCTCAGGTGCTTGGTGATGTCATCCACAAAGACAGGCTTATGAGGATCCATGCTGTCGTTGCCCAGGCTGTGGTCTTCGCCACCTCCATGGGTGATGTCATTCGTGCTGTTAGCTGGATCTGAAGGGCCCATGATGTCCTGGGTATCTTCTTAGATCAGTCCAGGAACGATCAGCATGGAGCTGCTGCAAAGAATAAAGTATTTTTCTCAGGTCATTCAAGAAAACAGTTACCTCTTGAGATCCTAATATAGAGACATGACTCCATGAACCAGTTTTTTAGACATGGATTAAACCTGGTCTTGAAATTTTGTCAGTGTTAGTTTACAACTGAAAAGGGTTTTTAGTCCAGGTTTATACTTAGTCTGAGACCTAACATTATATATTTCCAGGGTTTTGATTGTTCACATAAGGTCCATTTCCAGTGGTTCTTTTAGATTGCACCTTTCAAACAtggtttgaaaatgaaatgaaatgatgaaatgtGGTTATTTATGTATTGGTTTGGTTTCTgtgacagggattaagcctagtcctggactatTCAGCATTCTAATTTCTTAATTCTTAATTCTTagttaaaaaaatcaatacagtCCAGGAATAAGAGTAATCCTTGTCTGTGAAACTGGCGCTATATGACACACACTTCCTTTCCCAGTTAGGGATTAAGCCTCTTGGACTGTATATTTCTTTCAACAGAGAATCTATGGTAAAATGAATATATGTACCAGGACTAGGCGTAATCCCTGTCCAGGAAACCAACTCTATATAATTTTGTGCAAGTTTCCCACATAGGGGTTAATCCTAGTCCTGGAATAGACAGCATTCTGAATGGCAATTGTCTACTGAAAGCCATATAcagtccaagactaggcttaatccctgtcagGGAAAGCAACCCTATGTTATTTCGGACCGGTTTTCCAGACAGGGACTATGCCTAGTCTTGGACTACATGGCATTCTGAATGGAGATTCTCTGCAGAAGGAAAAATACAGTCCAGGACTAGTAAACCGACCCTTCCCGCAACCATTATTGTGAGAATACTACACTTTGTTTAAGAGGGTAACTTGGCTGCCACTCCCTGTTTTAGCATCTTGCACACCAAGTCGAAAAAATGGTAGATGCACtcagtgttttcaataaaatctGAGTACAGTTTGATTCCTATGTGTTTCTAAAACCAATCCAATCCCATCCTTCCTGGAGCACTTGGGCTTTTGTTCCATCTTTCACACATTctttaatgatgaatgaatgagaatTATCTCGGATGAACTTGTTTATTTGTCCCCAGCAAAGAGGAAGCAATGAAATCTCCACGTGTCACGGCTCCAGATGTAGCACGCACAACTACTGAAATATGTAGCTTGTTTacataatggaaaaaaaggTCATTTCAATGTAATAAACAGTGTTCATAAGAATGAAAATGAGGTTTAAAGATGGGTTAAAGCAGGGGGTCCGAGCTTACCCGCAGAGGGCTggcgtggctgcaggttttcactccaacagAGCAGGAGGTCACCTGAAATGAAATGTCTGAAGACTAAGACCCACTGGTTAAAGACATGAGGTCAGCTGAGCTTCAGCTTGTTTGgactgaaaacctgcagccacaccagtgTTTTGCGCATAAGCTTGGAAACCCCTGGGTTACTGGGTCAGTATTGGGCATGTAAGTGtctaaaatttctgcataattcagtcactgagacgtaaacaaagtcattcagagtggttcgatttaacatggttcattgtagagcaatgtactgactcagatttcttcacaagGAGGTAAATGGAAgcag
Proteins encoded in this region:
- the prelid1a gene encoding PRELI domain containing 1a, translating into MVKYFSCAGLLKGTWDQVSVAFWQRYPNPYSNHVLTEDIIFREVTPDNRLISRRLLTKTSRAPRWAEKFFPGHKTRKAYIIEDSVVDPKDKTMVTLTWNINHTRLMSVEERCVYRVNPDNSNWTEIKREAWISSSLYGLSRAVQEFGLARFKSGVTKTMKGFEYVLARMQGETPARTLAETATEKARETALAAKEKAKDLASQAQKKQYV
- the npy7r gene encoding neuropeptide Y receptor Y7, with protein sequence MGPSDPANSTNDITHGGGEDHSLGNDSMDPHKPVFVDDITKHLSVQIALITAYSLIILLGLVGNALVIYMVFLYRNMRTVTNYFIANLALADLMVDTMCLPFTLAYTLLDEWKFGAVMCHMVPYAQALSVHVSVLTLTVIALERYRCIVFHLGQRLTRCASFLIIGLTWAFAAILAGPLAIFREYRYEEIPYINLRIAVCSEKWPHGTNRDAIIYSLSMLLLQYVFPLGIISYAYVCIWVKLKNHVSPSNRNDNINRRKKTTKMLALVVVVFAVCWLPFHVFQLASDLDLILKFKEYKLLYTLFHIVAMCSTFTNPLLYGWMNKNYRNGFLMFFRCEHKPDTIHPEGSFRTRSLRGLIANGQNDGQPVTAV